The genomic region CTACCAGATCGGCTCCGCCGAAGAGCTTTACGGATTTGCAGAATTATTGAACACTAAAAATGAAAATGGTGCATATGTAATTAATGAAACATGTGCAAAACTGACTGCAGATATTGTTGTTAATAAAAATGTTATTAATCAAATCCAACCAGGAATAAGATTCTACGAATTTTACAAGTGGACTCCCATCAAATATTTTCGAGGAGTTTTTGACGGACAGGGTCATACCATCTCTGGTCTTTTTATGTATGATGAGTTATACTTTGACAATGCTGGTCTAATCGCAAATATCAAGGGATTTTCAAAAGACAAGCCCACAATTATTAAGAATTTGGGAATCATAGATTCTCATTTCTTAATAAGACGTAAAATCGGCTCAATCGCAGGAACAGCAGACAATGTAGTCATAGAAAAATGTTTTGCAGACAACATGATAAGAGGTGAGCGAGAAATAGGTGGTTTTGTCGGATCGACACAAGGTGTAAATGTAATTTCCGAATCTTACAATAAATCAGATATTGAAGCAATATCCATTGATTTTGGTGAAAAAAGGTATGTTGGAGGCTTAATTGGACTATCCAGCCAAGGAACAACAACAATCAAAAATAGTTATAATATCGGAAACATTTATGCATTTCGTGACTTTGGAGGATTAGTTGGTTTTGCGGGTCTATCAAATTCAACAGTCATCATTGAAAATTCATACAGTGTCAACCCCGTGAATCTGAAACTTCTTGGCGAATACGACAAATCATCTTCTAATGCATTTATATCCAACTCTTATTATTTAAGCGACAGTGCGAATGTTGATGCCTATGCTAAAACAAAGCAAGAGTTTATTGATGGAACCGTAGCTGTATCTCTTCATTATGGGCTAGACGGTCAAATTTGGGGGCAAAATATAGGGATAGACACGACACCTTTATTCACAGGAATGATCCAAAACTATACAAAGCCTATCAAGATATCCAAAATTAACCTTCATACTTTTGATGGAGATACGGCAAGATACCCTACACAATATGTTGAGGGAATGTCTATTCAGCTCCCTATCCCGATAAGAAAAAATCACATTTTCGTAGGATGGTACACAAATAGTCAATTTACAGGTGAAAAATTTTATTCTATAATCCATTCGGATTCTGGTGATAAAGAATTTTTTGCGAAATGGTGGGGAAAACCAGCCTTTAAAGACAACTGCTATGAACTAGCCAGTGCCGGAGATCTTTATGTATTTGCCGGTTTAGTCAATGGAAGTCTAGGTGATACCGCACAAGGAAAGCTATGTGGAAAACTGATTGCTGACATTGTTCTTAACGATGATAGTTCTTCAAAAACAAATTGGACCCCCATGAACAATTTTATGGGATTGTTTGACGGACAGGGACATACCATATCAGGGCTTTACTACGATTTCAGCGAAGGAAATTACGTCGGACTATTTGCACAAACCGTACAAGGAATCGAAGGAAAACCCGTCATCATCCAAAACCTCGGACTTGTTAATTCTTATATCAACGCCCTTTGGTATGTAGGCGGAATTGTTGGCTATCACACAGGAGAACTCATTCTGAAAAACGTGTACAATACGGGTAGCATGAATGCTAAACATTATAGTGGAGGTCTTTTGGGATTTGTTAACGGGAAAGTAACAATCATTAACTCTTACAATGCTGCAAACTCGAATAACGAAGCTGGGCTTGTAGGAGGACTTCTTTCCAATAGTTCCATTTCTATAATTAATTCATTCAACTATGGTTCCCATAAAACCAATATTTATTCCAATCCAGATTTTATTGGACTAAAGGATAGCACAAATACAGTAACAATAATCAATTCCTTTGGGAAATCGGGGAACTTAGAAAATTTCGCCAACGGTTCAATCGCCAAGGCCTTGCACGACTACAACGAGAACGGAATCGACGGTTCCATCTGGGGACAACGAGTCGGAATTGACCTCTACCCCGTCCACACCGGAAAAATCGACACCGTGAAAATCGCCTCTTCCTCCAGTTCTTCACCCAAAGCATCTTCTTCCGCATCAACCAGTTCCAGTGCAAAATCCAGTTCATCCGGAAAATCGTCATCCTCAAAGGCGAAAAGCTCCAGTTCAAAGAAAACATCCATTTTATCTGCAATTCCTGTGCAAGAAACGGCAAAAGTCTATTCTCAGGGCAGAAACATCTTTGTTGAACAGTATAACGGCCTCGTTACCGTATTTGATTTAAACGGCAACCTGGTCCGCGACGCCTACTCAAATGGCCATACGGAAATCCGTTTGCAAAGGGCCGGGACCTATATCGTCAGAATCGGAGCGAAATCCCGCCGCATTTCCCTAACCACCGACCACTAAACATCAACCACT from uncultured Fibrobacter sp. harbors:
- a CDS encoding InlB B-repeat-containing protein translates to MNFRLIGTVLLLASFSFAAYSGTPKTPSKVDGCYQIGSAEELYGFAELLNTKNENGAYVINETCAKLTADIVVNKNVINQIQPGIRFYEFYKWTPIKYFRGVFDGQGHTISGLFMYDELYFDNAGLIANIKGFSKDKPTIIKNLGIIDSHFLIRRKIGSIAGTADNVVIEKCFADNMIRGEREIGGFVGSTQGVNVISESYNKSDIEAISIDFGEKRYVGGLIGLSSQGTTTIKNSYNIGNIYAFRDFGGLVGFAGLSNSTVIIENSYSVNPVNLKLLGEYDKSSSNAFISNSYYLSDSANVDAYAKTKQEFIDGTVAVSLHYGLDGQIWGQNIGIDTTPLFTGMIQNYTKPIKISKINLHTFDGDTARYPTQYVEGMSIQLPIPIRKNHIFVGWYTNSQFTGEKFYSIIHSDSGDKEFFAKWWGKPAFKDNCYELASAGDLYVFAGLVNGSLGDTAQGKLCGKLIADIVLNDDSSSKTNWTPMNNFMGLFDGQGHTISGLYYDFSEGNYVGLFAQTVQGIEGKPVIIQNLGLVNSYINALWYVGGIVGYHTGELILKNVYNTGSMNAKHYSGGLLGFVNGKVTIINSYNAANSNNEAGLVGGLLSNSSISIINSFNYGSHKTNIYSNPDFIGLKDSTNTVTIINSFGKSGNLENFANGSIAKALHDYNENGIDGSIWGQRVGIDLYPVHTGKIDTVKIASSSSSSPKASSSASTSSSAKSSSSGKSSSSKAKSSSSKKTSILSAIPVQETAKVYSQGRNIFVEQYNGLVTVFDLNGNLVRDAYSNGHTEIRLQRAGTYIVRIGAKSRRISLTTDH